A genomic window from Sanguibacter antarcticus includes:
- a CDS encoding phytoene/squalene synthase family protein, translating into MNPSDETYDAVAQASAAAVIRGYSTSFGWACRLLKATVRADVRNIYALVRLADEIVDGPHGASDPQQAVLRLDALEASTAETLESGYSTNLVVHAFGLTARRYGIGADLVDPFFRSMRTDVDVREHTPESLADYIYGSAEVVGLMCLRVFLGAAGRDDWDAMAPGASRLGAAFQKINFLRDLAADHDELGRVYFPGLDVEHFTDEHKDALLDDIRADLDAADAAIVRLPANSRTAVAAAHGLFSELTTRIAATPARDLLRTRVRVPGPTKARVLAAALARSSGRSRGDGARPAGSGAVHRTRAAGSDRTLAPARSDETSRS; encoded by the coding sequence ATGAACCCGTCTGACGAGACCTACGACGCCGTCGCCCAAGCGAGCGCCGCGGCCGTCATCCGCGGATACTCCACCTCGTTCGGCTGGGCGTGCAGGCTCCTGAAGGCAACCGTGCGTGCCGACGTGCGCAACATCTATGCGCTCGTCCGGCTCGCTGACGAGATCGTCGACGGGCCCCACGGAGCCAGCGATCCCCAGCAGGCGGTGCTCCGCCTCGACGCTCTCGAAGCATCGACCGCCGAGACGCTCGAGTCCGGATACAGCACGAACCTCGTCGTCCATGCGTTCGGGCTGACAGCGCGCCGGTACGGGATCGGGGCCGACCTCGTGGACCCGTTCTTCCGGTCGATGCGCACCGACGTCGACGTCCGTGAGCACACGCCGGAGTCGCTCGCCGACTACATCTACGGCTCCGCAGAGGTCGTCGGGCTCATGTGCTTGCGCGTGTTTCTCGGCGCCGCCGGACGGGACGACTGGGACGCGATGGCCCCCGGTGCGAGCCGCCTCGGGGCGGCGTTCCAGAAGATCAACTTCCTGCGCGACCTCGCGGCAGACCACGACGAGCTCGGCCGGGTCTACTTCCCGGGCCTGGACGTCGAGCACTTCACCGACGAGCACAAGGACGCGCTGCTCGACGACATCCGCGCCGACCTCGACGCCGCCGACGCTGCGATCGTCCGGCTCCCGGCGAACAGCCGGACCGCCGTCGCGGCGGCGCACGGTCTCTTCTCCGAGCTGACGACCCGCATCGCCGCCACCCCGGCGCGCGACCTGCTCCGCACCCGTGTCAGGGTGCCGGGCCCGACCAAGGCACGCGTCCTCGCTGCTGCTCTCGCACGGTCCTCAGGCAGGAGCCGTGGTGACGGAGCCAGACCGGCCGGTTCCGGGGCCGTGCACCGCACCCGTGCGGCCGGCAGCGACCGCACGCTCGCCCCGGCACGCTCCGACGAGACGAGCCGGTCATGA
- a CDS encoding histidine phosphatase family protein has product MSVGTVVFLRHGRTSYNAAGKLQGQVDIPLDEVGLWQAEHGASALARTCVPTRVVASDLSRAAVTAAHFAKATGAEVISDVRVRERSFGQWEGLSRDEISAGWPEQFSSWRRGMEPQGVEVETRAAVAQRMLGAVDDHGRDLGNDDTLVVVSHGAAVTLGITAMLGLDPDAWRGLSGLNNVHWSRLETSVAGSAPGWRLVGHNIGANFPLDHWNAGPDWNLEPTSS; this is encoded by the coding sequence GTGAGTGTCGGGACGGTCGTCTTCCTGCGGCACGGACGGACGTCCTACAACGCGGCCGGGAAGCTCCAGGGACAGGTCGACATCCCTCTCGACGAGGTGGGCCTGTGGCAGGCCGAGCACGGCGCTTCTGCGCTTGCTCGGACCTGCGTGCCGACCCGTGTCGTGGCGTCGGACCTGTCTCGGGCAGCAGTGACGGCAGCACACTTCGCCAAGGCGACCGGGGCAGAGGTGATCTCTGACGTCCGCGTGCGGGAGCGCAGCTTCGGCCAGTGGGAGGGGCTCAGCCGTGACGAGATCTCCGCGGGCTGGCCCGAGCAGTTCTCGAGCTGGCGACGCGGCATGGAACCGCAGGGCGTCGAGGTCGAGACGCGTGCGGCCGTCGCGCAGCGGATGCTCGGTGCGGTCGACGACCACGGACGCGACCTCGGGAACGACGACACGCTCGTCGTGGTCTCCCACGGTGCTGCGGTGACCCTGGGCATCACCGCGATGCTCGGGCTCGATCCAGACGCGTGGCGTGGCCTCAGCGGACTGAACAACGTTCACTGGTCGCGACTGGAGACCTCTGTCGCTGGAAGTGCCCCCGGATGGCGGCTTGTCGGCCACAACATCGGGGCGAATTTTCCGCTGGATCACTGGAATGCGGGCCCCGATTGGAATTTGGAGCCGACTTCGTCCTAA
- a CDS encoding methyltransferase: protein MPVLVVSSRWHPMTGLPFPTDGATPAVGLSDVTWEVLGIEHAAPWRSEGQPAPRRTVVGDDRLTAAAALRLVSAETAILWQGDFQNARQLLRALARRIDGARARAGEPAAESAESLASAFHRHRRERSRRAHLLGLLVVLVDPDGSVSLRRAPDLRAAYLEAFDQEVVPVVRSLQELLGAVGAHEWRTKGVDVPALGGTIHPHYGVFSPVRGEYLDLVAEAPLPVGTTAIDVGTGTGVIAAILARRGVTAVVGTDQSPRAVACAQDNLARLGLADRVDVVEADLFPPTRASLVVCNPPWLPAEVSSTLDAAVYDPGSQMLRGFLDGVTEHLEPGGEVWLVISDLAEHLGLRTRDELLTMIAEAGLVVAGRLDTRPRHKRSTDAADALHAARSAEVTSLWRLRAAEDQDLATPSLGEADDSSPSSARTLHAFLPGAGVEVMGASDDVVHGGPTGRPLS from the coding sequence ATGCCCGTCCTCGTCGTCTCGTCCCGGTGGCACCCCATGACCGGGCTGCCGTTCCCGACCGACGGTGCGACACCGGCCGTCGGTCTGAGCGACGTCACGTGGGAGGTCCTGGGGATCGAGCACGCTGCACCGTGGCGCTCCGAGGGGCAGCCTGCACCGCGTCGCACGGTCGTGGGCGACGACCGGCTCACGGCTGCGGCTGCGCTCCGCCTCGTCTCCGCGGAGACCGCGATCCTCTGGCAGGGCGACTTCCAGAACGCACGCCAGCTCCTGCGTGCGCTGGCACGCCGGATCGACGGCGCCCGTGCTCGCGCCGGCGAACCTGCAGCAGAGTCAGCGGAGTCGCTCGCCTCCGCGTTCCACCGCCACCGGCGCGAACGCTCTCGTCGTGCCCACCTGCTGGGTCTCCTCGTCGTCCTCGTCGACCCTGACGGCTCAGTCAGCCTCCGACGGGCTCCTGACCTGCGCGCGGCCTACCTCGAAGCGTTCGACCAGGAGGTCGTACCCGTCGTCAGGTCGTTGCAGGAGCTCCTCGGCGCTGTGGGTGCTCATGAGTGGCGGACCAAGGGCGTCGACGTCCCGGCGCTGGGCGGCACGATCCACCCGCACTACGGGGTGTTCTCCCCCGTGCGCGGCGAGTACCTCGATCTCGTCGCCGAGGCGCCGCTGCCGGTAGGCACCACCGCGATCGACGTCGGAACGGGTACGGGTGTGATCGCTGCGATCCTCGCGCGCCGCGGGGTGACCGCGGTGGTCGGGACCGACCAGTCCCCCCGGGCGGTCGCGTGCGCACAGGACAACCTCGCGCGGCTCGGTCTGGCTGACCGGGTCGACGTGGTCGAGGCGGACCTCTTTCCGCCGACGCGGGCGTCGCTCGTCGTCTGCAACCCGCCGTGGCTCCCTGCCGAGGTGTCGTCGACGCTCGACGCGGCGGTCTACGACCCGGGCAGCCAGATGCTGCGCGGCTTCCTCGACGGGGTGACCGAGCACCTGGAACCCGGCGGGGAGGTGTGGCTCGTCATCTCCGACCTTGCCGAGCACCTCGGGCTGCGCACCCGCGACGAGCTCCTGACGATGATCGCTGAAGCCGGGCTGGTCGTGGCAGGACGCCTCGACACCCGTCCGCGGCACAAGCGCTCCACAGACGCGGCGGACGCTCTCCACGCAGCGCGCTCGGCCGAGGTCACCTCGTTGTGGCGTCTGCGTGCTGCTGAGGATCAGGACCTGGCCACACCGTCCCTCGGGGAGGCCGACGACAGCTCACCGTCGTCTGCCCGCACGTTGCACGCTTTCCTGCCCGGTGCCGGCGTCGAGGTGATGGGCGCGTCGGACGACGTGGTCCACGGCGGACCGACGGGCCGACCGCTCTCATGA
- a CDS encoding YchJ family protein has product MTHERATPCPCGRGETYDDCCGPFHLGSASAPTAERLMRSRYSAFVVLDADYLQSTWHPSTRPRTLELDVDRRWLSLEILDVARGGLLDSTGEVEFIATAVVDGRRQAQSERSRFVRDGGRWTYLDGVVAG; this is encoded by the coding sequence ATGACACACGAGCGAGCGACGCCCTGTCCGTGCGGTCGAGGCGAGACGTACGACGACTGCTGCGGTCCGTTCCACCTCGGCAGCGCGAGCGCCCCGACAGCCGAGCGGCTCATGCGCTCGCGGTACTCCGCGTTCGTCGTCCTGGACGCCGACTACCTCCAGAGCACGTGGCACCCCTCGACCCGACCGCGCACGCTCGAGCTCGACGTCGACCGCCGGTGGCTCAGCCTCGAGATCCTCGATGTCGCCCGCGGTGGGCTGCTGGACTCGACCGGCGAGGTGGAGTTCATCGCGACGGCCGTGGTCGACGGACGCCGCCAGGCGCAGTCGGAGCGGAGCCGCTTCGTCCGCGACGGCGGACGCTGGACCTATCTCGACGGTGTCGTCGCGGGCTGA
- a CDS encoding polyprenyl synthetase family protein, with protein MSAPTTTGTARSRRPGRSATPAYAFDAMTVDSALDAFFDQGIARSEAYGPDYEALWLSLRDATRGGKRFRPALVIGMYELLGGLDHELVCTVAAAIELLHSAFVIHDDVIDHDDVRRGRPNVSGTFAGRARATGADADRARNVGHAAGILAGDLALTGAARMISLSTAAPDVKVALLDLLDHAIFATAAGELSDVQLSAGPGHVDLSEILAMEAHKTAVYSFELPLQAGAILAGADPRTIEWLSHFGRQVGIAFQLLDDIQGVFGDARVTGKSVLTDLREGKMTPIIAHARSTTAWETIRPVLGDPDVTEEQAVGVRRALELSGTRMSIEKLADEYLESAFGLVNQLRLPPTFPGWFTSITHTFIREHHEPV; from the coding sequence ATGAGCGCCCCGACGACGACCGGGACCGCCCGGTCTCGACGACCAGGCAGGAGCGCGACCCCGGCCTACGCGTTCGACGCGATGACGGTGGACTCAGCCCTCGACGCCTTCTTCGACCAGGGGATCGCACGCTCCGAGGCCTACGGACCGGACTATGAAGCGCTGTGGCTGAGCCTGAGAGACGCGACCCGAGGTGGGAAGAGGTTCCGGCCGGCCCTCGTCATCGGGATGTACGAGCTGCTCGGCGGGCTCGACCACGAGCTCGTCTGCACGGTCGCCGCGGCGATCGAGCTGCTCCACTCGGCGTTCGTCATCCACGACGACGTCATCGACCACGACGACGTGCGCCGTGGCCGGCCGAACGTCTCGGGAACGTTCGCAGGACGCGCCAGAGCGACAGGGGCGGACGCGGACCGCGCCCGCAACGTCGGTCATGCCGCAGGGATCCTCGCTGGAGACCTGGCTCTCACCGGTGCAGCGCGGATGATCTCGCTGTCGACCGCGGCACCGGACGTGAAGGTCGCGCTGCTGGACCTCCTCGACCACGCGATCTTCGCGACCGCGGCGGGCGAGCTCTCTGACGTGCAGCTCAGCGCCGGGCCCGGGCACGTCGATCTCTCGGAGATCCTCGCGATGGAGGCGCACAAGACTGCCGTGTACTCCTTCGAGCTGCCGCTCCAGGCCGGCGCTATCCTTGCTGGCGCCGATCCTCGTACGATCGAGTGGTTGAGCCACTTCGGCCGACAGGTCGGCATCGCCTTCCAGCTGCTCGACGACATCCAGGGGGTCTTCGGTGACGCGCGCGTGACAGGGAAGAGCGTCCTGACCGATCTCCGAGAGGGCAAGATGACGCCGATCATCGCGCACGCCCGTTCCACGACAGCGTGGGAGACCATCCGTCCCGTGCTCGGGGACCCGGACGTCACGGAAGAGCAGGCTGTCGGTGTCCGCAGGGCGCTCGAGCTCTCCGGGACCCGCATGTCCATCGAGAAGCTCGCGGACGAGTACCTCGAGTCGGCGTTCGGGCTGGTGAACCAGCTCCGCCTCCCGCCGACCTTCCCCGGATGGTTCACGTCGATCACCCACACCTTCATCAGGGAGCACCATGAACCCGTCTGA
- a CDS encoding alpha/beta hydrolase: protein MTPSLSSDATMWSRDPAPGDPLLVLLHGYGSNEADLMTLAPELPTSMTTVALRAPLPAQAGFAWMPIVDPGFPDPAQAQAAASTILAWLDEHVDASTPVALLGFSQGGLMVTELLRTAPTRFVAGVVLSGFVVDAARPDDAALAHAAPPVFFGRGTLDPVIDTAAFERARTFLAAHTTLTDRAYPGLGHGITMDEIADVSRFLESSLPG, encoded by the coding sequence ATGACACCTTCACTCTCGTCGGACGCGACGATGTGGTCCCGCGACCCCGCGCCCGGAGATCCCCTTCTCGTCCTCTTGCACGGCTACGGTTCCAACGAGGCAGATCTCATGACTCTCGCCCCGGAGCTTCCCACCTCGATGACCACGGTGGCGCTGCGCGCCCCGCTCCCCGCGCAAGCCGGCTTCGCCTGGATGCCGATCGTCGACCCAGGGTTTCCCGACCCCGCTCAGGCCCAGGCTGCCGCGAGCACCATCCTCGCGTGGCTCGACGAGCACGTCGACGCCTCCACCCCGGTCGCGCTCCTCGGGTTCTCCCAGGGCGGGCTCATGGTGACCGAGCTCCTGCGCACCGCACCGACACGGTTCGTCGCCGGGGTCGTGCTCTCCGGGTTCGTCGTCGACGCCGCCAGACCTGACGACGCCGCGCTCGCGCACGCCGCTCCCCCGGTGTTCTTCGGCCGCGGGACGCTCGACCCTGTCATCGACACCGCCGCGTTCGAGCGCGCGCGCACGTTCCTCGCGGCGCACACGACCTTGACCGACCGTGCCTATCCCGGGCTCGGTCACGGCATCACCATGGACGAGATCGCCGACGTCTCACGCTTCCTCGAGTCGAGCCTGCCTGGCTGA
- a CDS encoding MarR family winged helix-turn-helix transcriptional regulator, giving the protein MNVSDLQALQFVIAAEGQAALATPRALSQYLGISSASTTKLLDRLTASGHLERHPHPTDRRALVLTCTAHAHDEIHARLARMHARMREIAEAVPVESRKAVVDFLTAMADQLDSEGSVAPLSP; this is encoded by the coding sequence ATGAACGTCAGCGACCTGCAGGCGCTCCAGTTCGTCATCGCCGCCGAGGGCCAGGCGGCGCTGGCGACACCTCGCGCGCTCAGTCAGTACCTCGGGATCTCGAGCGCCTCGACGACGAAGCTGCTCGACCGGCTCACCGCGTCCGGGCACCTCGAGCGCCACCCCCACCCCACCGACCGGCGCGCCCTCGTCCTCACGTGCACAGCACATGCGCACGACGAGATCCACGCCCGGCTCGCCCGGATGCACGCACGGATGCGGGAGATCGCGGAGGCAGTCCCTGTCGAGTCGAGGAAGGCTGTCGTCGACTTCCTCACCGCGATGGCCGATCAGCTAGACAGCGAAGGCTCCGTCGCCCCGCTCAGCCCGTGA
- a CDS encoding TetR/AcrR family transcriptional regulator, translating to MNTHVPGVDALTPSARRILDAASTLFYERGVTAVGVDLIAERSGVTKRTLYNRFGSKEVLVTAYLVDRDRRWRLLVEGAVGVPALSPVERVTAPFDALRDWVEHNHRGCAFINALAELPDPAHPAHQVAANEKRWLVALFERLATEAGIEAPGELAHRLLCLHDGALSVQAALPEVDSVGVATRAARELVRAASDDTGPHPHDLRPM from the coding sequence GTGAATACCCACGTCCCCGGCGTTGACGCACTCACACCTAGCGCACGACGCATCCTCGACGCAGCATCGACACTGTTCTACGAGCGCGGCGTCACTGCGGTCGGCGTCGACCTCATCGCCGAGCGCTCGGGAGTGACCAAACGGACCCTGTACAACCGCTTCGGGTCCAAAGAAGTCCTCGTCACTGCCTACCTCGTCGACCGGGACCGACGCTGGCGCCTGCTCGTCGAGGGAGCCGTGGGCGTCCCAGCCCTGTCGCCGGTGGAGCGGGTGACAGCCCCTTTCGATGCCCTCCGCGACTGGGTCGAGCACAACCACCGGGGCTGCGCGTTCATCAACGCCCTGGCCGAGCTGCCCGACCCCGCTCACCCTGCCCATCAGGTCGCCGCGAACGAGAAGCGGTGGCTGGTCGCACTGTTCGAGCGGCTCGCCACCGAGGCCGGCATCGAGGCGCCCGGCGAGCTGGCCCATCGCCTCCTGTGCCTGCACGACGGTGCACTCTCTGTGCAGGCCGCGCTCCCCGAGGTCGACAGTGTCGGGGTCGCCACCCGAGCGGCACGCGAGCTCGTCCGTGCGGCGTCAGACGACACCGGACCACACCCCCACGACCTGCGCCCGATGTAA
- a CDS encoding pilus assembly protein CpaE — translation MISHDLAHALALAGLRWSPASGDRFAIDAEELSDALFTVSDMTIEVHDHPSGTVLGFNGTTEWALDSVTLDQALWYPSEEQLRTLLGGAFRALRRVEGEPPRYAVEIVVHGEALVVDDEVPAQAYARALHALISASDSTS, via the coding sequence ATGATCTCTCACGACCTGGCACACGCGCTCGCACTCGCCGGCCTGCGATGGAGCCCCGCGTCCGGCGACCGGTTCGCCATCGATGCCGAGGAGCTGTCAGACGCCCTCTTCACGGTGAGCGACATGACGATCGAGGTGCACGACCACCCCTCGGGCACCGTCCTGGGCTTCAACGGCACCACCGAGTGGGCGCTCGACTCCGTCACCCTCGACCAGGCACTCTGGTATCCGAGCGAGGAGCAGCTCCGCACGCTGCTCGGCGGCGCATTTCGTGCGCTGCGACGGGTCGAGGGCGAGCCGCCACGGTATGCGGTCGAGATCGTCGTGCACGGCGAGGCGCTGGTCGTCGACGACGAGGTGCCCGCGCAGGCGTACGCACGAGCTCTCCATGCCCTGATCTCCGCCTCGGACTCGACCTCCTGA
- a CDS encoding CYTH domain-containing protein, which produces MSDCGFGDFEFERRFFVDDLPDAARTEPDPMLIVQSYFLAEQGYALRLRVQTNSVLLPLDGTEDELEVLGDFASEFDFCAVTIKGPMNGGTRYEAEREIDVSVGLQMVRMGSARVIKNRYSMWLSGDGWVIDVFGGLNRPLIVAECERGGPVTDLTIPSFCVTEVTEDRRFSNESLSHAPYAGWAERYQHELADRGPQFLQGLGHNTIETEAP; this is translated from the coding sequence GTGAGCGACTGCGGCTTCGGTGACTTCGAGTTCGAACGCCGCTTCTTCGTCGACGACCTTCCTGACGCGGCGCGGACCGAGCCGGACCCGATGCTCATCGTCCAGAGCTATTTCCTCGCTGAGCAGGGATACGCGTTGCGCCTGCGGGTGCAGACGAACTCCGTGCTCCTCCCGCTGGACGGGACCGAGGACGAGCTCGAGGTCCTCGGTGACTTCGCCTCGGAGTTCGACTTCTGCGCAGTGACTATCAAAGGCCCCATGAACGGGGGGACCCGGTACGAGGCGGAGCGGGAGATCGACGTCTCTGTCGGGTTGCAGATGGTCCGCATGGGCAGCGCGCGGGTCATCAAGAACCGGTACTCGATGTGGCTCAGCGGCGACGGGTGGGTCATCGACGTCTTCGGCGGCCTCAACCGTCCGCTGATCGTCGCCGAGTGCGAGCGGGGCGGTCCGGTCACCGACCTGACGATCCCGAGCTTCTGCGTCACCGAGGTGACCGAGGACCGGCGCTTCTCCAACGAGTCGCTCTCGCACGCTCCCTACGCAGGCTGGGCCGAGAGGTATCAGCACGAGCTCGCGGACCGCGGCCCGCAGTTTCTCCAGGGCCTCGGTCACAACACGATCGAGACCGAGGCGCCATAG
- the rsfS gene encoding ribosome silencing factor: protein MPATDRAIELAIAAARAASGRKAAEIIALDVSEQLVLTDVFLIASGNNERQVSAIVDAVEEALHVLGAKPIRREGKSQGRWVLIDFGDIVVHVQHAEDRVYYALERLWKDCPLIELPEDARGGDGTAPEYEPDDFGYPAGGAGIDE from the coding sequence GTGCCTGCAACCGACCGTGCCATTGAACTGGCGATCGCCGCGGCCCGTGCCGCCTCGGGCCGTAAGGCTGCCGAGATCATCGCTCTAGACGTCAGTGAGCAGCTCGTCCTCACGGACGTCTTCCTCATCGCCTCGGGAAACAACGAGCGTCAGGTGTCGGCGATCGTCGATGCCGTCGAGGAAGCTCTTCACGTGCTCGGGGCCAAGCCGATCCGCCGTGAGGGCAAGTCCCAGGGCCGGTGGGTCCTGATCGACTTCGGAGACATCGTGGTACACGTCCAGCACGCCGAGGACCGTGTGTACTACGCGCTGGAGCGACTCTGGAAGGACTGCCCCCTCATCGAGCTGCCTGAGGACGCCCGTGGCGGCGACGGTACCGCCCCCGAGTACGAGCCCGATGACTTCGGGTACCCCGCCGGTGGTGCGGGCATCGACGAGTGA
- a CDS encoding glycerate kinase produces MKIVCAPDSFKESMTSVEAAQAMARGIHRVDPTIECVLVPMADGGEGTTEALLATLDGEWVEASCHDALGRPSTGRFGFVPARRLAIIEVAEAAGLAQVPLSDRDPWAATSRGVGDLIRSALDRGATELIVGLGGSATNDAGAGMLAALGVRFLDHEGRPVAAGARGLMSLASVDLGSLDARLCSTTFRIASDVSNPLLGDQGASAVYGPQKGATPLDVPGLDAALTRWADVVEPAFSRRVRDLPGAGAAGGLGAALAVATDATMESGVELVRDAVGLRDRIAGADWVFTGEGGIDRQTASGKTPWGVAQAARAEGVPAILFGGRVSDDAYELIGDAVVAVVPILRQVTDLPTALQDGLLNLECAAATVTRMLVPRAAPVAPPGR; encoded by the coding sequence ATGAAGATCGTCTGCGCACCCGACTCCTTCAAGGAGTCGATGACCTCGGTCGAGGCCGCCCAGGCGATGGCCCGCGGGATCCATCGGGTCGATCCCACGATCGAGTGCGTGCTCGTGCCGATGGCTGATGGTGGCGAGGGAACCACGGAAGCGCTTCTCGCAACGTTGGACGGCGAATGGGTCGAGGCGAGCTGTCACGACGCGCTCGGCCGACCCTCGACGGGGCGGTTCGGGTTCGTCCCGGCCCGTCGTCTGGCGATCATCGAGGTGGCCGAAGCCGCTGGCCTCGCGCAGGTCCCCCTCTCCGACCGTGACCCGTGGGCAGCCACGTCCCGCGGGGTCGGCGACCTGATCCGCTCGGCGCTGGACCGCGGTGCGACCGAGCTCATCGTCGGGTTGGGGGGATCCGCGACGAACGACGCCGGCGCCGGGATGCTGGCCGCGCTCGGTGTCCGGTTCCTCGATCACGAGGGCCGACCGGTGGCCGCCGGTGCCAGGGGGCTGATGTCCCTCGCGTCTGTGGATCTCGGATCGTTGGACGCCCGGCTGTGCAGCACGACATTCCGCATCGCGTCCGACGTCTCGAACCCGCTGCTCGGTGACCAGGGTGCATCGGCGGTGTACGGGCCGCAGAAGGGGGCGACACCGCTGGACGTGCCCGGGCTCGATGCCGCCCTCACACGGTGGGCGGACGTCGTGGAACCGGCATTCTCCCGCCGGGTACGGGACCTGCCCGGAGCCGGGGCCGCGGGCGGTCTGGGCGCGGCTCTCGCCGTCGCGACAGACGCCACCATGGAGAGCGGGGTCGAGCTGGTCCGCGACGCGGTAGGGCTCCGTGACCGGATCGCCGGAGCAGACTGGGTCTTCACCGGCGAGGGCGGCATCGACCGGCAGACCGCGTCGGGAAAGACCCCGTGGGGTGTCGCTCAGGCTGCCCGGGCCGAAGGAGTTCCGGCGATCCTCTTCGGCGGCCGGGTCAGCGACGACGCGTACGAGCTCATCGGCGACGCCGTGGTCGCCGTCGTGCCGATCCTGCGGCAGGTGACCGACCTGCCCACCGCGCTCCAGGACGGGCTCCTCAACCTCGAGTGCGCAGCAGCGACCGTCACGCGCATGCTCGTTCCCCGGGCGGCGCCGGTTGCGCCACCCGGTCGGTGA
- the idi gene encoding isopentenyl-diphosphate Delta-isomerase — MTTHVTEQEDHVVLLDPQGERIGTAARATVHDLETPLHLAFSCYVLRPDGRVLLTRRALSKRTWPGVWTNSFCGHPRQHETMDEAVLRHAGHELGFSVGDLHLVLPDFRYRAVDASGVVENEICPVYFATTTETPSPNPDEVMDVQWVEMEDLGRAVGATPWAFSEWMVLQLNQLAQIELPLPDLRDEAVA; from the coding sequence GTGACGACGCACGTGACAGAGCAGGAGGACCATGTTGTCCTTCTCGACCCTCAGGGCGAACGCATCGGTACCGCTGCGCGCGCCACGGTCCACGACCTGGAGACGCCGCTCCACCTGGCCTTCTCCTGCTACGTCCTGCGGCCAGACGGACGTGTCCTGCTCACGCGCCGTGCGCTGTCGAAGCGCACCTGGCCCGGCGTCTGGACCAACTCCTTCTGCGGGCACCCGCGTCAGCACGAGACGATGGACGAGGCTGTCCTGCGGCACGCGGGCCACGAGCTCGGGTTCTCCGTCGGCGACCTCCACCTCGTCCTCCCGGACTTCCGTTACCGCGCGGTCGACGCCTCAGGCGTGGTCGAGAACGAGATCTGCCCCGTGTACTTCGCCACGACCACCGAGACCCCGTCGCCCAACCCCGACGAGGTGATGGACGTGCAGTGGGTCGAGATGGAAGACCTCGGCCGCGCCGTCGGCGCGACGCCGTGGGCGTTCAGCGAGTGGATGGTCCTCCAGCTCAACCAGCTCGCGCAGATCGAGCTGCCGCTGCCCGACCTCAGAGACGAGGCCGTGGCATGA
- a CDS encoding zinc-binding dehydrogenase — translation MTVPDTMTAARLVKHGGPDALEVVEVPVPLPGEREVLIKVGAAALNNTDLWTREGAYGLPGDAGALAGWRGPVDFPRVQGADVVGTVVQTGPGVDRQLLGSRVLVDPALYDRDDDDASPVGLIGSERDGGYAEYVVVLADKVHDVEGSPLSDTELACLPIAYGTALGMLERGGVRRGHTVVVTGASGGVGLALVQLAAARGATVIAASSIGKAAAVERAGASDVVDRAADTWGQVAALAPDGVDVVLDVVAGGGITSGLSSVRDGGKWVVAGALGGYAIDLDVRRLYLHNISLVGSSMHTPAHFRALVDLARQGQVRPVVAATYALADVHRAQADLATRDHVGKLVVVHGVHP, via the coding sequence ATGACAGTTCCCGACACGATGACCGCGGCCAGGCTCGTCAAGCACGGTGGCCCCGACGCCCTCGAGGTGGTCGAGGTGCCTGTGCCCTTACCAGGAGAGCGCGAGGTCTTGATCAAGGTCGGTGCGGCAGCGCTCAACAACACCGATCTCTGGACGCGAGAAGGCGCGTACGGCCTGCCCGGTGACGCCGGTGCGCTGGCGGGCTGGCGAGGACCGGTCGACTTCCCACGGGTCCAGGGCGCCGATGTCGTCGGCACGGTCGTCCAGACCGGTCCAGGGGTCGACAGGCAGCTCCTCGGCTCCCGGGTGCTCGTCGACCCCGCGCTCTATGACCGCGACGACGACGACGCGTCTCCGGTGGGCCTGATCGGCAGCGAGCGCGACGGTGGCTACGCAGAGTACGTCGTGGTTCTCGCGGACAAGGTGCATGATGTCGAGGGCTCGCCGCTGAGCGACACCGAGCTCGCGTGCTTGCCGATCGCGTACGGCACCGCGCTGGGGATGCTGGAGCGCGGAGGCGTCCGACGCGGACACACGGTCGTGGTGACCGGCGCCTCGGGCGGCGTCGGTCTGGCACTCGTCCAGCTCGCGGCTGCCCGGGGCGCGACGGTGATCGCGGCCAGCAGCATCGGGAAGGCTGCCGCGGTCGAGCGGGCTGGTGCCTCGGACGTCGTGGATCGTGCGGCGGACACGTGGGGCCAGGTCGCCGCGCTGGCACCCGACGGTGTGGACGTCGTCCTCGACGTCGTCGCAGGGGGCGGCATCACCTCGGGGCTCTCGTCCGTGCGGGACGGCGGCAAGTGGGTCGTGGCCGGCGCGCTGGGCGGGTACGCGATCGACCTCGACGTCCGGCGGCTGTACCTGCACAACATCTCGCTCGTCGGCTCGAGCATGCACACGCCTGCCCACTTCCGAGCGCTGGTCGACCTCGCGCGACAGGGGCAGGTTCGACCGGTCGTGGCAGCCACGTACGCGCTCGCCGACGTGCACCGAGCCCAGGCGGACCTCGCTACCCGTGACCATGTCGGCAAGCTCGTCGTGGTCCATGGGGTGCACCCGTGA